ATAAATCCGCAATACAAAGAATATGACTATTCAATTTATGATTccaattagatttttatattaattacatacaaatataaatcgaaagaaatttttaataacaatgtccattaataaaaactggaaaattctattttacgaAGTTGTATTTGTAATTGAAACTTTGGCGATCCGAGaacatgtacatatacatcaagtaatattctatttatagttGAGCGTCGGTTAGTCTTTTACTTTTCAATCCATATTTATACCCTGCTGTGAGTTATTACCCAGGCGCCAACGCAATGAAGCACAATTAATATgatctaatgaaaatataggGACGTAAAACATATATTCTGATCGTTCGTACAAATTTATACTTGATATGacttttttttgttctattgCAATATCATActcaacaaataatttttcatttggtATCTGTTGACGATAATATGGCTTccgatgtattttttaaactacttgacattttataatcattcgaAGACTTTTCATTTTGTACCGTAGTAGTTGCTAATTCCGTATTTTTTACGTTTCCTTCGCATTTGATTTCtctaaagtttataaaaaaatatatttatgaatatatattatatattttatatcatatttttaaatattatgatgtcAACATGTTTTTTACATACCTGCTATCTACAATTTCACTTggatttgcatttttatcgGCAGTACATTCCGAATACAAATTACTTTCAGTACTTTggtgatttatatttgttccTATATATGAAGCAATACTATCAACTGtatcttcaattttcataTCACCTGCTCCAATAGTTTCTACAGTTATTTTGCTTCCCAATTGAGTTTccattttattctcaaatgtTGTacttaatgtttcttttttaggtTCATCAcacaatttattatctattatcacAGTATTTTCTATGTTAAGagtgttttcaaaattatcaaaatttgccCAGCCAGTAGATTCAACTGGTTCTGATGATACAACATCCCATGGATTCACCTCAGGAAGTGTGGTATTGGTAGATAATTGTTCTGTTGATTCCCAagctaaaataagaaatatttatataatattatagtaaagtgtaaaatttttaaatatttcaattaatattaaatattaaatattcttatattcatCAAACTTCTCTCACGCTTGCTCGCTCATTCActcatacatttatatattcgtttaatcACTCATTCTTTAATAGTGAAAAAGAGTAAATCAAAAacatattctctataaaagatataaaataataattataaaaattaaaccatACGTTCTGTAGAATCAATTTCCATGTGCATGTCTCGTTGATCCTCATCATCTTCATCAGATGAATTAGAATCATTATGTTGCTGCTTTGTTGGCCAATCACGTTTATCGACTACCGTCTGAAAAGTAAGTTCACCTTCATCACCCCATTCTACACCTGTATTACAGTCTTCCAGGTCagctttttgtttttgttgacatatctatataaaatcattaaaaatttaaaaatttgaatcaatttaaattaataattcattaatagttCATTAATATCACTCTGTACCTTATTAAACATATCTTCTCTTTTATCAAGATCTTCTTCACTGAGAGTAAACGCCAACGTCGATAATTGGTCAACTGAGTTACTATAATAgcatttacaaaaaagaagagatgttgcgaagatattattttatatcaaattcttcttctatagTATTActttcctaatttttattcaattgttttgCGATATGGCACTTTATAAtcacagatatatataaatttgaatgtaCATaagttgtataattaataataataaaatgtgaataataaaatgtactaAATTACTTACTGAAGAGCATCGTCGCCATCATTAAATTGATCATCATGAAATCCAAAATTTTCAGTAAATTGTGGTGTCATATGTTGTCCCAAATAATTAGTGTAAAACTATCCACGTtgtacaatgaaaaataataacatattataatttaaaaacaaactttcttaatttataataatctatttttttatataaaattttatctattgcaatttttttaggatatttataatatttatattatatataaattactaacTTGTTCTACTCGCTGAACCTGAAGAAATTCTTCTTGAGGATAAGAACTATATTCATCGGGATTTTCACTGGAACTTGTCATAGATGCCTGAGGCTTTCCACcctacaaattataatttaaataatagaacttatcataatataaattaatataataatacaaaaataaatagaattaatctaATGATATACCAAAAGAATTTGATGagtcttattaatttttgttaattccacatttacaaaattttcccATTTATTAAGACAttcaagtaataaattatttttcaaaaatttatctaaattttcacTTCTTTCACGCTGATTAACAAtgttatttgcaatatttattaaatgaccCATGTATCCCTgtttatttccaatttctttatttctaaaatataaaaaaaataatttttttaataaatctttgcattattataaaatataaatctatttaacatttttttacaattactaTTTAACATACTGTTTACTATCATTTTTATCCCATGCATCCAAAATTCGATCTATTAATCTGCATTTGttaaatatctgaaaattgtttatttattaatcaaaaatatttttttttattttttaattttatttattttattaattattatacttacattaacataaataatattatttgtatcctTAAAATCACAATTAATAGCTAATGCCAGGCAAGATTGTACTTGAGTATGTAGAAAATTGTTCcacgtatatttaaaaaataaatccttgaaagaaataaatcattattttttaatattaatataaatttttaataataataataaaaatcacttaCGAGTAACGTTTGGAATGTTCCTAATTCTACTAAGGCTTCATAAATCTTCACATTTTCAGTTGCCATTAGCGTTGCGAACAACTTTGTAACAAGTAAACGTGTAAAACCAAATGGACATTCTAATACACCAGTAGTTGTTTTAACAGGGGGtttctatgtaatataaagatgtattcttaaataattatattaaatattaataatatattatatataataaatatttatataaaataaaattaaaatatatttgtttaaaaaatataatataatataatataatatttacataaggTGGATCTAATAAAAGTTTGTGAAGCTGTTCTAAATAAGGCAAAGTTGCAGttgatattttcatcattagtTGTTTACTATCTGTAATTTCATCTTCAATACCATTTCCATGAACACTATCTTCATTTCTTCCactgaaaattcaaatattactattaataaaatatgtatattttcttgtaaaaaattaaaaattttgtaaaaataatttatatacttacttGTTAGTTTTTACTAGAAGTCTAAGAAGTACCCGAATTCCACCAAGAATACTACTTTCTAGTTTTTCTCCAGTTAAAATAGTTTCTAATAACAAGCTTACTGTATCTgctctataattaaaaatataatttaaatatcttacatatattactatgtattctaattatttatactcaCGATTCAAGAGTATTTAAAATAGGATCTGGATCAGTGCGTGCTGTTGTAGTGCGTTGATATTCTCTTCCAGCAGTTATCATATCACAAAGTAATTGTGAAGCATTTGCATGTTTACTTGATTCAGAGTTtggagataataattttaccacTCTTTGCACTAATTGTTGACTATCTAGccactattaaaataaatatatatatagtagtataacataaatataaatatattaaataagatatttgtattgtaatacaatgtaaatatattaaacaaaagatttagtgcaaaaaaaattaactacagtaaagataagaattttataacttcttacatttagaatattttgtcGCATATTTCCTTCAACCTGACTAACAAGTTTCAGTACTAAGTCCATAATTGCAGATGTCTCTAAATGTTGTAAAAGAAGATCGACGCATGTTTGGcgacttttcaaaaattctaaaagcTGTAAACAAGTGAACTGATACGAATACCAGTTCTGatagaaaaatggaaatatgggatttgaatttattcagcttattattataatcaaaaaataaaagaaaatataatataaaaataaaagaaaagataactttaataattataatataactatagttgtaaaaaattattattatattaaattattttatattatttcttatatttaattttaaataaattattatattaatttataatcaccTGAACAGCTTTCCGACCAATAAGTACTCCAATAGTTTTGCTAAAAAATGATGCTAAAAGAGGATTTAATGGTTGGTCCGTatcaataaaagaataaagttttgCCAATAATGTTTCATTGCCtaaaagaacaattttattaaaattttctttaaaatttgaaataattaaataaattacattatttaaattataaatttcataaacattacattttatataaatctttataaaataaattatataatatatttttataaaaattttatttaaatagatttattcaAACCtgctaatttttcatttaaaactgGTACATCACAGGTCAATAACTCGCAAGCTACATTTGGATATTTGTAGCGCCAACGTTCTTCTATATCTGTTGATGGTTCTTTAGTTGTAAGTGTTATTAATTCCTCCATTACATCAGATCTTGTAAGACTATAatcaatattgtattaaaatatttatatttaacgtaaatattaatattttaacaatgtattttaattttactcactattcaataagttttttattttggcTTTTACATTCTTGTAATATATCCTCTTCATCCATTAATTCATGCAATGTAACatcctaaaattatttatagaattaaatttatttaatattaatatcattaattacttatattattattattaatattattaattatatttaataaaattatttagaatgtaggatattaaaataattcttatattataatatatagatcttTTTATAggctataaaaatatcaaaattacaacttagaatagataaaatattatgaaaatattatattataaaataaatatataaattattgtatatatgtaaattattaatgaataagaataaaagaaatatttaaatatataacaaaaaatatttaaatcttataacaatataatatggttttttaaagaaatatttatttttcatttttgtatcaatgagaataaattttgtcgcaaattattattttaaaacatttttaaaaaattactaatatattttgcgaatttttattaataaaagatattaaaactataaaagaaaacaatattatataaaaaatacaaataattttgaattcaggaaaataataaactaaattaaaatagtaacctaaaatcaaaataatataaaataatgtatatagtattattagtttgaattcttaataaatttttctgatgtataaaatttaaatcattgaataaaaatttcatttaaaaaaagaactttcttACCTCTTTGTTAAGAAGAGCTTCAATATTAGGAGATGACACGTAATTATTTGTCCAAAACATGATGCGATCGCGTGCCTCGTCTTACTCGACCACGATACGATTAATCAGATGTGAAAATAATCACAACATTGAAGTGGccactaaaaaaataatgtaatacttCGCGGGACAGGGAGCCAACTAACATTGCATGAACGTATTAGAACGGTAACAATGCAGTGAATAATAGCAATAACAATCTCACAGCATTACTGtgaggaataaaataataaaatttttatatttttcctttttttttttttaaataaatcagacTTCAAAATGTCACTTTTTCATCAAAAAGCAGAAACTCTTATTAAGGAATGTTTCAACTTTGACGTTTGCCgcagaagaatattttatgatcgaCTTTCAATGAAAAGAAATGCACCTCATTTCAGAACATTTGATCTTACGATTAGAATTTAAGCAcagttttcaaaataataaatctaaaattaaaaaaattatattaaaaatataaattttaaaaatacaaatatattacattttaaatttttatatttcttaataaaataagtataataacagtaatgataaaatataattaaataaacatattttaaaatattataaaataatattttttattacaaaaatttataattgaataatattttgagaaagATTGATTCGTTATtcgttattactttattataaaaataatattacatatccaaaataatatatataatatatataaaatataaataaattttaaacttattaaagTATAGTTCtttaacatttcttttcaattaagtattaaatatttgtctaagaatagaaaattactaattatttatttaatacaaaattaaaacattcaaTGCAACATATGTgtcatgaaaattttattctatgacAGACGCGTCATAAActttccaaagaaaaaaattttgcacatataaatttttttttgcatgttCAAttgttgttatatattatcaatattcataattaatttatattaatgattatcgaAAATCAATCTCCGCCAACaggaattttctttgatttttgataatacattgaatatattaagaaaatactaAGTATATTACATTAAGTACTATGTTGttctcaatttatttatttaaatatatttgtatcattaaaattgtgaattattaaaattttagaattaaatatttttattatataatataaataaaaagataaaataaaaattaaataattatattatatgtaaaaatttaaaattaaaaaaaattgaatattaaaaagaaaaaaaaattaactaaattttacaagcttagataaatatatataatataaaagatttttaaaaaatttatatattaaatttgtgtttatatttaatttaatatgagaGATActgatttttgttatattttattttcatttaatatataattataattataattcataaaaataaattcataatacaaaagtaatatttattaatttttattatgaattttttattatattctctaagatattattaaataatatgatataattataacttataattaaataataataattaaataataattattaaataatataatattattaaatattatctaaataagttattattttatatatatatattaaaattattaaaaaatgaaggaaaaatatatagattaaaaaattaatagatattcattatagatatataaattttattttaatattatatcttttaaaaatgaacttatgtttgaagaataaaaattatgaataaactaaaaatatattaatataaaattaatatataaaattaagaattgaaataaataaaaatgaagtttattttaattatttaaatcttaattatctttaggtatttttttatgattttatatacaacaaaaataaataaatgatcatAAATCTCGTGCTTTATTTCTACATTCTGATCAAcctataatgataataaaaaaaaactatgaaTGATTGTgaattttcatactttttatttatcataattttattatagagattcatgtatttattgatttgcaaagaaaaaataaatataattttttaatattttaaaatattttattaataaaatttttttcttatttattatttttatttttttaaagatattttgatagactattaattagaaataaaatatctcatataaaaaaacaatttttcgtgatttttatgataatttaaatataataatatttttaattaaatacatttaatttaatatgaacgataaaattgagttatataataaaatcttaatataagataataataaataaaatagaagataaattaaaattttaagataaattattataaaattattatattattaaaaatgtataaaattactctattatttttaaaaatatatttcaatttctgacAATTAACTTTTTGTATACGGttattataaggaaaaaataacattgataAAGGATATAACATTGTTTTAATGATtcctaaagaaataatttttttatataaaacatatttttcacattaaatttttacattacattatatattatattatagaatatgttCGGactagtttaaaataaaaaaataaaatgcaaacaaTGCAAACAATAATCtgcaaaacaataaaaaatcaagttGTTATATGATGATAGCATAATTACTTtgtttaattactttattccAATCAAATTTAACTTATTGATGAAGAATTCTAtggaatatcttattataatttattacttattaattttagacttcaaaagaaaatactaattatacataaatagatatattaattagtttaaaatttaatattgtaatatcaaagaataaatatgtattattacttaatattatatttgacattaaatggaaataatgtaattacacattgaagaaaaaagatcaatcaatcaaagataatattgaaaatgaagacAACAATAAAGAAATGCAAGAAActatttctattcaatttaaataaagttattggtaatgttgaaatattcaaaattacaataaaatcaatataaatatgtattattaataaaaaaagaaaaataaaaatttattctgtattcacaattcaaaattataaatttgttgataagtatatttatactataaaatatttaaagatgcaGACCAACAATGtatatttgatgatttttataattttatatatatatatatatatatatatatgtttgtacaataatcttataaaatgttattttatatatttaattatttctaaaattgattgaataataataaattgccaaaaattaaataaaagaaaaataatattaaaaataagagatgatttttcttcttaaatttatatgatttcactgattttgataaaaattataataataatgaaaattttataaatacacagatatgaataatgatgaaaaatatatattataaaataaaataatataaataattagatatattatttttaaaatatttttataatatttaaataataatattaatttaatttatatataccttGTATATTATCCACCTTCAGTCATCTATTTTTTTAGCAGAActgatatatcaaatttaatatatatttcatataattatatattatttcatatataatttatttgaattaaatttgttttattttgttttattttatttatattgtttaattttaattattttgtgtaattgttttatttaaaattttcttttcaagttcttttaaaatagaaagatcctaaaaattaaataaatgataaatataaatttttataaacataaattatataataaaatttttaataatgtataataatataataaagttaccTCTATGACAATAGATATTGTACAAGTAGGACTATAAGAATGACAAacgctatttttatattctatataattcttttctaaaaatataaaaatattgaatattttgcatCCACCTTTAATCAAATTGATgacatcattataaaaattaaaatcttcagATTTACTAATTATAATGTGAACTgtgaaaaatcatatttaagtttaatatattaatttacatataaattgtatatatatattatatgtataaataattactttctaaatttaatttcttattaatattacccATGATActtctaatttctaatataatttttaagatttcatttatttttccatctaGAGGAACATTTCTCCATTcattaaactaataataaatataaatataaatttatattttggttttgaaaacattttataattaatatatataatataatctcacTTCTTCTGGTATTGGATAATGTGCTTCCATTAATGACGAAACTGGTAAAAATTCCggaaatatatttgacaatCTTTTATACAAATCATCACACAGATATGGTATTATAGGTGCAGATGCACGTAAAAACACTTCTAAACACTTTCTTAAGACATATGTGTGACTTAtatgtgtatttatattttcacttttaaatcCCCATTTACTTccttcctatatatatatatacaaacatataatctattaaatctttaattatttttaaatatatttttttataattttataattgaatcctATAAATCTATGTAAAAGAatctatgtaaattaattaacccaatttcattaaaaaaaatgaaataatatataatgaatgaataaataaaataaaatataacatatttat
The sequence above is drawn from the Apis cerana isolate GH-2021 linkage group LG11, AcerK_1.0, whole genome shotgun sequence genome and encodes:
- the LOC107997195 gene encoding serine/threonine-protein phosphatase 6 regulatory subunit 3 isoform X1, with the protein product MFWTNNYVSSPNIEALLNKEDVTLHELMDEEDILQECKSQNKKLIEYLTRSDVMEELITLTTKEPSTDIEERWRYKYPNVACELLTCDVPVLNEKLAGNETLLAKLYSFIDTDQPLNPLLASFFSKTIGVLIGRKAVQNWYSYQFTCLQLLEFLKSRQTCVDLLLQHLETSAIMDLVLKLVSQVEGNMRQNILNWLDSQQLVQRVVKLLSPNSESSKHANASQLLCDMITAGREYQRTTTARTDPDPILNTLESADTVSLLLETILTGEKLESSILGGIRVLLRLLVKTNNGRNEDSVHGNGIEDEITDSKQLMMKISTATLPYLEQLHKLLLDPPYKPPVKTTTGVLECPFGFTRLLVTKLFATLMATENVKIYEALVELGTFQTLLDLFFKYTWNNFLHTQVQSCLALAINCDFKDTNNIIYVNIFNKCRLIDRILDAWDKNDSKQNKEIGNKQGYMGHLINIANNIVNQRERSENLDKFLKNNLLLECLNKWENFVNVELTKINKTHQILLGGKPQASMTSSSENPDEYSSYPQEEFLQVQRVEQFYTNYLGQHMTPQFTENFGFHDDQFNDGDDALHNSVDQLSTLAFTLSEEDLDKREDMFNKICQQKQKADLEDCNTGVEWGDEGELTFQTVVDKRDWPTKQQHNDSNSSDEDDEDQRDMHMEIDSTEPWESTEQLSTNTTLPEVNPWDVVSSEPVESTGWANFDNFENTLNIENTVIIDNKLCDEPKKETLSTTFENKMETQLGSKITVETIGAGDMKIEDTVDSIASYIGTNINHQSTESNLYSECTADKNANPSEIVDSREIKCEGNVKNTELATTTVQNEKSSNDYKMSSSLKNTSEAILSSTDTK
- the LOC107997195 gene encoding serine/threonine-protein phosphatase 6 regulatory subunit 3 isoform X2, whose amino-acid sequence is MFWTNNYVSSPNIEALLNKEDVTLHELMDEEDILQECKSQNKKLIEYLTRSDVMEELITLTTKEPSTDIEERWRYKYPNVACELLTCDVPVLNEKLAGNETLLAKLYSFIDTDQPLNPLLASFFSKTIGVLIGRKAVQFTCLQLLEFLKSRQTCVDLLLQHLETSAIMDLVLKLVSQVEGNMRQNILNWLDSQQLVQRVVKLLSPNSESSKHANASQLLCDMITAGREYQRTTTARTDPDPILNTLESADTVSLLLETILTGEKLESSILGGIRVLLRLLVKTNNGRNEDSVHGNGIEDEITDSKQLMMKISTATLPYLEQLHKLLLDPPYKPPVKTTTGVLECPFGFTRLLVTKLFATLMATENVKIYEALVELGTFQTLLDLFFKYTWNNFLHTQVQSCLALAINCDFKDTNNIIYVNIFNKCRLIDRILDAWDKNDSKQNKEIGNKQGYMGHLINIANNIVNQRERSENLDKFLKNNLLLECLNKWENFVNVELTKINKTHQILLGGKPQASMTSSSENPDEYSSYPQEEFLQVQRVEQFYTNYLGQHMTPQFTENFGFHDDQFNDGDDALHNSVDQLSTLAFTLSEEDLDKREDMFNKICQQKQKADLEDCNTGVEWGDEGELTFQTVVDKRDWPTKQQHNDSNSSDEDDEDQRDMHMEIDSTEPWESTEQLSTNTTLPEVNPWDVVSSEPVESTGWANFDNFENTLNIENTVIIDNKLCDEPKKETLSTTFENKMETQLGSKITVETIGAGDMKIEDTVDSIASYIGTNINHQSTESNLYSECTADKNANPSEIVDSREIKCEGNVKNTELATTTVQNEKSSNDYKMSSSLKNTSEAILSSTDTK